A stretch of DNA from Sandaracinaceae bacterium:
ATGGAGGAGAACCAGGTGCTCATGTTCCGTGCTCACCTGATGAACCCGCCACCCACGCTCACCTCGGCCAGCGACTCGTACGAGTTCGCGCCGGAGCTCGAGGCCCTGCTCGCGCGCGCGCTCGCCAAGAAGCCGGAGGACCGCTACCAAGACGCCGGACAGATGCTCGCGGCGCTCAACGCGTTGCCGCGCGTCGTCCATCGTCCGAAGGGCGCCGCCGTCGCTCCGCCGCCCGTCGCTGGGCCGCCCCCGCCGATGTCGGCCGCGCAGCAAGTGCCCGTTGGGCCGCCCGCGCACGCGAGCGCCCCGGGAAACAGCTCCATCGCGCCCATCGCCATCATCGGCGTGGTGGTGGTGCTCGCAGTCGTCGCCGCAGGGGTGCTCGCGTTTCTGCTGCTGTAGGCACGAGCCATCGGCAGAGCTACGCGGGTCCGCTACGGAGCACGTAGGCTGATATGCGAGTTCGGGCGACCGAGGGCGACTGTGGAGCGGACGCTACTTGACCGCGTCCCACGCCTGCTTGGCGCTGCGGTAGGTCTCGATCGCCTCGGGCGTGAGGTCGAGAGCGCCCTCCGCCACGAGGCGCTCGTGGATCTTCTGCGGCTCGCGCTCCCAGCCCTTGGGCAGGTCCAGCTTCACGTTGAGCGGCACGCCGCCCAGCTGCCCCGCCTCCTCCAGCGCCCACAGCGCCTCGGCCGCGAGGAACTGCCCAGCGGTGGCACGCACGTCGGGCTGCAGGTGGCTCGCGAGCGGGAACACATCGTAGAAGCCGACCTCGTCCTTGGCGCGCCCCATCTGCTTGCGCAGCGCGGCGAACGTGGCCGTGGGGACCGGCAGCTCCACCAGGTCCACGCCTGCGACGTCGAGGCCATGCGTGGCCATCAGCGCGCGCTCCATGGCGTCGCCGTGGCTCTGGGTGAGGACAGCCGCACGCGCTCCCTGATCGAGCAGGACGGTGACGACGATGTAGGGGCGAGGATCCTTCTCGGTCATGGCTGAGACGCGACTTACTCCAAGAACGCTCCGTTGGGTAGTGCCCAGCTGCATTCGCCTGCGCAAAGCACCCTCGTTGCCTTCGTGAAGCTGTCGCACCCCGCGCTTCGTGCTACATCCGCCGTGCATGGATATCTCCCTCGTGCGCGCCTCGATCTACGACCTCCCTTCGCGCCAGAGGCTCGACGCGTTGGTCTACGACGGCTCCTCCGACATGCAGCTGTGGCCCGGCCGCGGCGCAGACTTCGACCTGGACGAGCGCTTCGGCGGCACGCTCCAGGCCGCGCTCGACGCGGAGGTTCGGCAGCTCCCGGATCGCACGCTTCCTCTCTACGAAGTGGTGCGCGTGGCTCGCGGCCGTCTGCACTGCGACTTCCTCGCATGGGTGGCCACGCGCCCCCCGCAGACAGGCACGCGGCCCGAGCCCGCGCCCGACGCGAAGGGCATCGCGAAGGCCGTGAAGGCGGCGCTCCACTTCGCGTCCTCGCGGCACGTCAAGCGCATCGGCTTCGGCGCGCTCGGAGCCGGGCCGGGTGAGCTGCCCGCCGCCGAGCGGCTGATCACCATCATCCGCGCCGCGCACGAGTACGAAGAGGAGTGCGCCGCCAGCGGGATGAGCACCGGCATCGAAGAGGTGCTGGTGTGCGAGACGCTCGGCTCCATCTACCAGAAGGTCGCGGCTGCCGTGCGCGGCCTCGCCAAGGCCGACAACATCGTCGCGCAGCCCGCATCGGTCCGCGCGGCCACCATCAAGCGCGACGCGGCACGCAGCTCCGGGCCTGCGCGCAAAGCCACCACACGCAAGGGACAAAAGCTCTCGGCGCAGGAAGTGGACGCGCACCGGCACAGCGCGCCGGCGTACAGCCCACGCATCCGTTTCAGCGCGGGCGACTGGCTGAACCACGCGCGCTTCGGCATCGGCCGCGTGGAAGAGGTCTCGCCCGGAGAGTCCACCGAGCAGGCCCGCGTGTTGTTCGAGGACGGCGTCGAGCGCAGGCTGGTGCACGCACGGAGCGAGTAGAGACATGCGCGTCGAGATCCACCCCACGCACCCTCAGCAACGACTGCTCGACAAGGCGGTGGATGTGCTCAAGCGCGGCGGGGTGGTGGTGTACCCAACGGACACCGTCTACGGCATCGGTTGCGACACCATGCAGAAGAAGGCGCTGGAGCGGGTGTACGCGCTCAAGCGCATGTCCGCCGACCACCCTGTCGGCCTGGTGTGCCCCGACTTGGGCGACATCGCGCGCTACGCCATCGTGGACGACATGAACTACCGCATCATGCGGCGGCTCCTGCCGGGGCCGTACACGTTCATCCTCCCGGCCACGCGCGAGGTGCCCAAGATCGTCATGCGCAAGCAGAAGACGGTCGGCATCCGCGTCCCGCACCACGAGGTAGCGCTGCGCCTGGTGCGCGCCCTCGGCCACCCCATCGTCTCCACCTCCGCGAGCATCGACGGCGTGCAACACGCCGACCCGGAGGACATCGCCGCGCAGTTCCAACACGCTGACATGGTGTTAGATGCGGGCTGGGGAGGCCTCGAGCCCTCGACGATCGTCGACCTGACCGGGCACACCCCCGTGGTCGTCCGCGAGGGCGCGGGGCCTGTGGACGCAGTCTAAATCCTCCAAATCGCAACAATTCGTTGCTCGTCTGCCATGTACATCAAAATTGTACATGTGTTCAACCGTGGGCGCCTACCGGGCCAGGCTTACACTGTGCGAGTTACGCGTTACAGCAGACGTGGATGTCGGGAGTAAACGGCTTGTAAAGGTTTGCTGATAAAAATATCTTCGATTGGCTGGCGGCTCACCCTGTGTCGAGTCTGCCCAACCTACGAAGGAACATCATGCGAACTACTCGCTCACTTGGTTTGGCGGCGGTCATCGCTGCGCTCATGTCTCCGGGCTGCGGAGGTGGTGGCAACAATCGGACGGACAGCGGTCCTGACGACGGCGGCGGATCCCAGGACATGGGCCAAGTCGACCTCGGCGTCGACCTGCTTCCGGTCGGATCGGCCTGCGGGGTCAGCGCGCAGTGCGCGGGACCCGGAACGCCCGAATGCATCCAGCAGGTGCTGCAACCGTTGGAAGAGATGCTCGACTCACCGCGCGAGACCGCTCGGACGCTCGCGGAGCAGACGGTCATCACCTTCCCGAACAACTACTGCTCGACCGTTGCGCCGTGCGCCAACGACTCGGAGTGTGGCGAAGGAGGCACCTGTTACTTGCCTCTCATCGACGTGGAGGCAGCAGAGTTCGACCCCCTCGTCGAGCTCCTCGGCCTCTCGGATGAAGAGGAGGACACGATCAAGGGCTTCCGCACCTACGGCATCTGTCTGGAGGCGTGCTCGGAAGACAGCGACTGCACCCGACCTGGCTACCACTGCGCGGTCCCCCTCGGTGACCTCGTGTCGCTGGCCGCAGACTTCGGAGCACGCCTCGAGACCTACTGCATCGGCGACCCGGACGTCGACCCCTGCGACCTCTGCGACGCCAACGCCACATGCGACACCTCCGGCGCTACCAGCGTGTGCGTCTGCAACGCTGGGTACATGAGCGACGGAATGGGAGGCTGTCCTGACGTCGACGAGTGCACGGCGGGCACGGCGACCTGCGACGCGAACGCGACCTGCAGCAACGAGCAGGGGAGCTATGCGTGCACCTGCAACGATGGCTTCGCTGGCGACGGCATGACCTGCTCGCCCATCGTGACGGGGTGCGACCCCGCGTGCGGCGCGAACGCGAACTGCGTCGACGTGAGCGGAACGCCGACCTGCGCGTGCAACACCGGCTACACGGACGACGGCGCAGGAAACTGCGTGGACACCGACGAGTGCGCTCTCGGATTGGACAACTGCACGACCGGCTTCCTGTGTGCCAACACGGTCGGGAGCTTCACATGCAACAACGTGGACGAGTGCACCGCCGGCACGGCGGGTTGTAGCAGCAACGCGACGTGCGCGGACACGGTGGGTTCGTTCACCTGCACGTGCAACACCGGCTACATCGGCGATGGCGTCTCGTGCGCCGACTTCGACGAGTGCATGAACGGGACCGACGACTGCGGCCCGGTGGAGATGTGTGTCAACACCGTAGGTAGCTTCATGTGCACCCCGACTGGCTGCGACCCATCGTGTGCCATGACCGTGGAGGTATGCACGGGTGACGCCACCAGCGGATTCAGCTGCGCGTGCGCACCCGGCTACACGGGCGGCGCAGGGTCCTGCGTGGACGCCAACGAGTGCACGGCGGGCACCGACGACTGCAGCGCCAACGCGACGTGCACCAACACCGTTGGTAGCTTCACGTGCGCCTGCAACCCAGGCTACACCGGCAACGGTGTCACCTGCACCGACGTCAACGAGTGCACCACCGGCGCCAACAACTGCGGCCTGAACGCAGCGTGCACCAACACGGATGGCGGCTTCACGTGTGCGTGCAATGCCGGCTTCACCGGTGACGGTCTCACGTGTACCGACGTCAACGAGTGTACCGCGGGCACCGACAACTGCGACGCCAACGCCGCCTGCACCAACACGTCGGGCAGCTTCAGCTGCGCCTGCAACACCGGCTACACCGGCAACGGCGTCACCTGCACCGACGTCAACGAGTGCACCGCCGGCACCGACAACTGCAACGCCAACGCGGCGTGCACCAACACGCCCGGCGGCTTCACCTGCGCCTGCAACGCGGGCTACACCGGCAACGGCGTCACCTGCTCCGACGTCAACGAATGCACCGCCGGTACCGACAACTGTAGCGCCAACGCCGCCTGCACCAACACGCCCGGCAGCTTCACCTGCGCTTGCAACACTGGCTACTCCGGCAACGGCGTCACCTGCAACGACATCAACGAGTGCACCGCTGGTACGGATGACTGCGACGACGTGATGGAGGTCTGCACGAACACCGTGGGTGGCTTCATGTGTAGCCCCTCGGGCTGCTTCCCAGCCTGCATGCCGACCACCGAGATCTGCACAGGCTCCGTGATGAGCGGATTCTCGTGCACCTGTGCGCCGGGCTACGTCGACCAGGGTGGCACCTGCGTCGACGTCAACGAGTGCACCGCAGGCACCGACAACTGCAGCGCCAACGCCGCCTGCACCAACACGCCCGGCAGCTTCACCTGCGCCTGCAACGCGGGCTACGCCGGCAACGGCGTCACCTGCTCCGACGTCAACGAGTGCACCGCTGGCACTGACAACTGCAGCGCCAACGCCGCCTGCACCAACACACCCGGCAGCTTCTCCTGTGCGTGCAACGCGGGCTACACCGGCAACGGCGTCACCTGCTCCGACGTCAACGAGTGCACCGCTGGCACTGGACAACTGCAGCGCCAACGCCGCCTGCACCAACACCGGCAGCTTCTCCTGTGCGTGCAACGCAGGCTACACCGGCAACGGCGTCACCTGCACGGACGTCAACGGGGTGCACCGCTGGCACCGACAACTGCAGCGCCAACGCCGCCTGCACCAACACGCCGGCAGCTTCATGTGTTGCTGCAGCGCGGGCTACACTGGCAACGGCGTCACCTGCTCCGACGTCAGCAGTGCACCGCTGGCACCGACAACTGCAGCGCCAACGCCGCCTGCACCAACACGCCCGGCAGCTTCATGTGTGCCTGCAACGCGGGCTACACCGGCAACGGCGTCACCTGCACCGACGTCAACGAGTGCACCAACGGCACCAACAACTGCAGCGCCAACGCCGCCTGCACCAACACGCCTGGCAGCTTCAGTGTGCCTGCAACGCGGGCTACACACCGGCAACGGCGTCACCTGCACCGACGTCAACGAGTGCACCAACGGCACCAACAACTGCAGCGCCAACGCCGCCTGCACCAACACGCCCGGCAGCTTCATGTGTGCCTGCAACGCGGGCTACACCGGCAACGGCGTCACCTGCACCGACGTCAACGAGTGCACCAACGGCACCAACAACTGCAACGCCAACGCCGCCTGCACCAACACACCGGGCAGCTTCTCCTGCGCCTGCAACATGGGGTACACCGGCAACGGCGTCACCTGTACCGACATCAACGAGTGCACGAACGGAACGGCAGCCTGCAGCCCGAACGCGACGTGCAACAACACGCCCGGCAGCTACGGATGCACCTGCAACGCGGGGTACGTGGGCGACGGGTTCACCTGCACGGCACCGGCGTTCTGTGACGTCGTGTACCGCGTGGCCGGCACGTTCCAGATCACCAACCCGCCTGCATGCTCCCCGGGTTGGACGAACAACATCGGCACCAACGCCGCCAACCCCGCCCTGTCGGGCGGCGCGACCACGCCGTTCACCGTCGCCTCTAGCTGGGACAACGGAATGGTGCGCCTGCGCTTCCCGGCGAACGGGGCAGGGAACGCGCCGGTCGCCGGTGCCGTCAGCCTGATCGAGTACTATATGCCGCTCGAGTTCTCGACGTCGTGCTCTGGCGCGACCGTCACCACGAACGTCGACCACAGCGTCGGCATCCTCGCGATGTCGGGGACCCCGGCGACCATCCCGGTGTCACCCAGCATCAGCCGTACGTGCAGTCCGTGGGCGTCCGGCACCGCGGCCGGCAACACCCTGTCGTGGAGCACCTGCGACGTGGTCAATGGGAACGACAACCGTTGGCCACACTCGGACGCCCAAGGCAACGGGACGAACGAGGCAGGCTGCGCGAAGCGCATGAGCGTCTGGGGCGCGGTGACTTGCTCGGGCGGGGCACTCGTCTGTGGCTTCGTCCCCGGTCTCGGAAACCAGCGCGCGACGTGGGAGCAGGTGCTGAACAACTTCACGTTCAGCAGCTCGAACTACACCACCGCGAGCTTCACGATGCCCTCCGTGGAGGTCCCCGAGTCGACCAACAACGACAACACGCGGACGTACATCGCCATCACCAGCGCCACTGTGCTCAGCTACGAGTGCGGCCAGACCGCCGCACTCACCTGCAACGAGTTCTGAGGCCCGCTCGTCCCTGACGCGACGGCCGGCCTTCCGACATACTGGAAGGCCGGCCGTCGCGTTTCCGCTCCCACCATGACACCCACGCACTTCCTCCGCGCACTCTCGCTTGGCTTCGCGCTGCATGTCGCAGCGACGAGCTCCGCGCAGGGCTTCACGGACGTCGCGTCGGAGGTGGGACTCACGGCAGCGCTCGGCACACCGGACGGGAGCGTGTGCCCGGGTGGTCTGTGCGCAGCCGCGTACGGGGGCACCGCGTCCACGAGCGACCTCAACGGCGACGGTTTCCCCGATCTCTACGTCGCGGGCCCGTTCACCCGCGGCACGCTCTACTTGTCCACCGGGGACGGGTCCTTCTCGGACGCCACGGCAGCCGCGGGCCTCGCGTCCGCGCCCAGCGCCAGCGCTTCGTTGTTCGCCGACCTGGACCAGGACGGCGACTCGGACCTCGTGCTCGCCCGGGCCACCAGCGGTCCATCGCCCGACGAGACGCACCACATCGTCTTCTACAACGTCGGCACGAGCTCCACGCCCTACTACGAGGAGCGCTCACAGACCTCGGGGCTCGCGCTACGGGGAGCTGGCAACGGCGCACCGCTGTCCGGCACCGGGATCGCAGCGGGCGACTACAATCTCGACGGATACGTCGACCTCTTCGTGGGTTCCTGGCAGATCTTGGCGTCAGGCTGCGACGCAGGTACCGCCGGGCTCTACCGAAACCTGGGAACGCTCGGGCCTGGGAGGTTCCGCGACGTCACACGCGACGTGGGCGCGTGGCCAGAACTCGGACTCGGACTGAGCGTACACGAGGTGGCGGGTGTGTCGTTTGGCGGCGCGTTCTCTGACCTCGACCAAGACGGATTGCCGGACCTACTGGTGACCGCAGACTTTGGTCGCCAGCAGTTCCTGCGGAATGCGGGCACGGGCGGGTTCACCGACGAGACGCGTGCACGCGGCCTGGACGCGGTGGAGTTTGGCATGGGGTCGAGCATCGCGGACGCCGACGGCGATGGCGACCTCGACGTATTCTTCACCTCCATCTACGACCCGGATCGAGAGGACGCGACGGGCAACCGGCTGCACCTGCAGCGACACGACGGCACCTTCGCCGAGCGCAGCTTGGCCTACGGAGTGCGGGACTCGGGGTGGGGTTGGGGCGCCACGTTCGTCGACCTGGACAACGACGGTGACATCGACTTGGCGACAACAGGCGGAAACGATGCCTACCCGCTCCCGAGTCCGTTGCGCCTGTGGGTCAACCAAGGTTCGCTGCCGTGGATCGAATCGGCGGCCGCGCTGGGGGTCGAGGAGGAGCAACCCGGACGTGCGCTGCTCGCGTTCGACTTCGATCGCGACGGGGACGAGGATCTGTTGGTGGTTCGCTACCACGGCCCGCCGCTCTTGCTCCGGAACGACCTACCGAGCGTGAACGCATGGTTGACCGTCGTCCCCAGAGGCACGCGATCGAACCGCGATGGTTGGGGGGCAAAGGTCTGGGTGACCAACCAAAGCGGTCGCACGTGGTACGCCGAAGTCGGAACGGCATCGCACTTCACCGGCGTCGGGCCACGCGAAGCCCACGTGGGACTCGGCCCCGCCGCCCTGGACGAGCCCCTTCGCGTCGAGGTCGAGTTCCTGGGTGGGAACCGCGTCGCCGTGGACGACGTACTACCGAACCGCGTGCTGACCGTGACGGAGCCCGACGTCGCACCGCCTCGACCTCGCGTCCCGACACGGGTGCTCCCGGACTGCGACCACGACGGTCTCCCGGACGCCTGCGGGTACGACTGCGACGCAGACGGGACACCGGATGAATGCCAGATCGCGCGCGAACCCAGCCTCGACGTCGACACGAGCGGATTCCTAGACGTCTGCGAGGGGCCGCGGCCCGAAGACGGGGGGACGGCGAACGTCGGGCCCGACCTGCACGTCCCGCCGGACGGCGGTGTCACCGCGCGCGCCTCCGCGGCCTGTACAGCGGCTCCGAGCCGAGCCCGAGGCAGCGCCTGGCTCCTGCTTGCGGCAATGGTACTGGCCCGCTTGGGGGTCCGGCTCAGTTCAGCGAGTACGGCCGCTCAAGCGCGAACTCGCCGATCTCGGCGTCGAAGCGATCACCGTCCTCGGTGACCATCTGGTAGCTGCCCTTCATGCTGCCGCGCTGAGTGCGCAGGATGGCGCCGCTGGTGTACTCGAAGGCCTGGCCTGGGCGCAGCGTGGGTTGCTCACCGACGACGCCGGGCCCGCGGACCTCTTCCACGTGCGTGTAGCTGTCAGTGATGACCCAGTGGCGCGTGACCAGCTGAACGACGTCGTGGCCACGGTTCTCGATGCGGACGCGGTAGGCGAAGGCGTAGCGGTCGGCGGCGGGCTGGGATTGCTCGTCGAGGTAGCGGCTCTCGACCAGCACGCGGACGCCGCGGGTCTCGGCGTGGCTCTTGTTGGAGATGCTCATGCGAGTGGGCGCGAGGGTACCCAAGGTCGAGCGAACGGCAAAGTCGTTCGCGCCTCGGGGACCTCCGCGCCCACCGTTGGTCGGGGCTGCGCGGACGCGTGGCCTATGCGTCGAGCCGCGCCAGCAGGTCCGCTGCCGTCGCGTCGGAGTCGACCGTGATGCGCAGCGTGAGCGGCTCACGCGCCTCGCCGACCGACTCGATGGTGGCCTGCTGCCCCGGGTAGAGCTTGGCGAGCGTCGCCTCGAGGGCGGGCTTCACGGCGGCGACCGTCTCTTCGCTGTTCGGCGCGAGGAGGCGATCCTGGATGCGGAAGAGCACCTCGCCCGTACCGAAGCGCGCGGCGAGCCCCTCCTGCGCTTCGAGGCGCGCGCAGCTGGAGAGGGCCCGGCGGAACGTGTCGGTCACGCGCGCGGCGAAGTCCCCCTCGGCCAGCCGCTTGCGGCTGTAGGTGAACCCCTGCCGCGCGTCGTCGCGGTCCACCGCGTAGTTGGCGTGGTGCCCGATGATCATCACGCCCGGGCCGTCGGGCACGTGCGAGTAGTCGGCCACGTCGATCAGCAGCTCGTCCGACACGACGCGCCGCTTGATCCACTCGTGGAACACGGGGACGAGCGCGACGTCGCTGATCTCGTCGCGCGCGAAGAACTTCACTTGGAGTTTCTGGGCTTGCATGGCTGTCTCGTTTCCTACGCGGGTTGCTGCGACGGCGTTCACTCGGCGGCTCGGTTCGCGGCCTCGAGCCAGCGCTGATACGTCGCGTGGCAGGCGTCGAGGAAGAGCTGGGCCTCGTCCATGCACTTGTGCGCGATCTCCTTGTTGGCGCCCACGAAGCGCTGGCTCGCGTGCAAGCCGAGGAAGAAGTGCGCGAACTTGTTGCCGACGAACGGGTCGTTGAACAGGCCGGGGTCGGCCACGTGCGTCTTGAACTGGAGCGCCACGTCGTCGGCGTCGTCGCGGCACTGCTTGTCCAGGTGCCGGACCAGCGCCTTCGCCGCGGTCACCATCGACTGGAAGGCCCCCGCGGCAGCCGTGGCCGGGTCACCGCCGACGCTGTCCAGGATGTCTTGCGCGCCGTGCAGCTCCTGCTCCGCGGCCTGCAGACCGAACTCGACGAACGGCACGATCTCGCCGGCGCACTCGCCGATGCCGATGTCGCCGATGGTGTACTCGCGCGGGTCGCCCCAGTCGCTGTAGAAGCTCGGGTCCTCCTCGTAGCTGGGGATGGCCTGCAGCGGCTTCAGGATGGCCCGGAAGTCCTTCTTGCCGACGCGCTCGATGAACGCG
This window harbors:
- a CDS encoding threonylcarbamoyl-AMP synthase, whose amino-acid sequence is MRVEIHPTHPQQRLLDKAVDVLKRGGVVVYPTDTVYGIGCDTMQKKALERVYALKRMSADHPVGLVCPDLGDIARYAIVDDMNYRIMRRLLPGPYTFILPATREVPKIVMRKQKTVGIRVPHHEVALRLVRALGHPIVSTSASIDGVQHADPEDIAAQFQHADMVLDAGWGGLEPSTIVDLTGHTPVVVREGAGPVDAV
- a CDS encoding CRTAC1 family protein, producing the protein MTPTHFLRALSLGFALHVAATSSAQGFTDVASEVGLTAALGTPDGSVCPGGLCAAAYGGTASTSDLNGDGFPDLYVAGPFTRGTLYLSTGDGSFSDATAAAGLASAPSASASLFADLDQDGDSDLVLARATSGPSPDETHHIVFYNVGTSSTPYYEERSQTSGLALRGAGNGAPLSGTGIAAGDYNLDGYVDLFVGSWQILASGCDAGTAGLYRNLGTLGPGRFRDVTRDVGAWPELGLGLSVHEVAGVSFGGAFSDLDQDGLPDLLVTADFGRQQFLRNAGTGGFTDETRARGLDAVEFGMGSSIADADGDGDLDVFFTSIYDPDREDATGNRLHLQRHDGTFAERSLAYGVRDSGWGWGATFVDLDNDGDIDLATTGGNDAYPLPSPLRLWVNQGSLPWIESAAALGVEEEQPGRALLAFDFDRDGDEDLLVVRYHGPPLLLRNDLPSVNAWLTVVPRGTRSNRDGWGAKVWVTNQSGRTWYAEVGTASHFTGVGPREAHVGLGPAALDEPLRVEVEFLGGNRVAVDDVLPNRVLTVTEPDVAPPRPRVPTRVLPDCDHDGLPDACGYDCDADGTPDECQIAREPSLDVDTSGFLDVCEGPRPEDGGTANVGPDLHVPPDGGVTARASAACTAAPSRARGSAWLLLAAMVLARLGVRLSSASTAAQARTRRSRRRSDHRPR
- the apaG gene encoding Co2+/Mg2+ efflux protein ApaG yields the protein MSISNKSHAETRGVRVLVESRYLDEQSQPAADRYAFAYRVRIENRGHDVVQLVTRHWVITDSYTHVEEVRGPGVVGEQPTLRPGQAFEYTSGAILRTQRGSMKGSYQMVTEDGDRFDAEIGEFALERPYSLN